A single region of the Saprospiraceae bacterium genome encodes:
- a CDS encoding beta-propeller fold lactonase family protein, with the protein MKSVLKLGITLCLFFVLLASCQKEILTEELSLQENASTLDLADEADEVAVLEKSYLGKASGGVYVMDNDPAGNHILAFSRRPNGSLSGPITYATGGAGSGAGLGSQGSIITNGPFVFVVNAGSNEISVFFAIGSRLRLLDKVDSKGIQPTSLALHGRTLYVLNAGGEGNIAGFRLDRRARLTYIEGSKQSLSSASAAAAQIAFNSAGNTLVVTERATNLITTFEVDYNGVASPGNSFPSAGVTPFGFEFSKSGQFIVSEAAGGAAGASTISSYSLGNNANVSLLEGPVATNQTAACWLVVSNNGRYAYTTNTGSASVSGFRVGNGGELELLNESGVAGTTGAGPIDLDFSQNSKFLYTINNGDDSISMFAVHVDGSLTHIGEVTGLPATSLGLAAQ; encoded by the coding sequence ATGAAAAGTGTATTGAAATTAGGAATAACCCTTTGCCTGTTTTTTGTGTTGTTGGCCAGTTGCCAAAAGGAGATATTAACAGAGGAGCTAAGCTTACAAGAAAATGCCTCCACATTGGATTTGGCGGATGAGGCAGATGAGGTGGCCGTTTTGGAAAAAAGTTATTTAGGCAAGGCTTCTGGAGGAGTTTATGTGATGGATAATGATCCGGCAGGTAATCATATCCTGGCTTTTTCTCGCCGCCCCAATGGTAGTTTGAGTGGCCCTATTACTTACGCTACGGGTGGTGCAGGTTCTGGTGCAGGTTTGGGCTCTCAGGGCTCCATTATCACCAATGGTCCTTTTGTTTTTGTGGTGAATGCGGGTAGCAATGAAATCAGTGTGTTTTTTGCCATTGGCTCTCGATTGCGCTTGTTGGATAAAGTAGATTCGAAAGGTATTCAGCCGACTAGCTTGGCTTTGCATGGTAGAACGCTCTATGTTTTAAATGCGGGCGGAGAGGGGAATATTGCCGGGTTTAGGTTAGATAGAAGAGCTCGTTTGACATATATTGAAGGCTCCAAACAAAGCTTGAGTAGTGCCAGTGCGGCGGCAGCGCAGATTGCTTTCAATAGTGCCGGCAATACTTTAGTGGTTACCGAAAGGGCGACCAACTTAATTACAACGTTTGAAGTTGATTACAACGGGGTAGCAAGCCCTGGCAATTCTTTCCCCTCTGCAGGGGTAACACCATTTGGTTTTGAATTTAGCAAAAGCGGTCAGTTTATTGTTTCTGAAGCGGCAGGAGGTGCGGCGGGAGCAAGTACCATCAGCTCTTACAGCCTGGGAAATAATGCAAACGTAAGCCTTTTGGAAGGACCAGTTGCTACCAATCAAACGGCAGCGTGCTGGTTGGTAGTCTCCAATAATGGCCGTTATGCTTATACCACGAATACGGGTAGTGCCAGTGTTTCTGGATTCCGAGTAGGTAATGGCGGTGAATTGGAGTTGTTGAACGAAAGTGGTGTTGCCGGAACCACGGGCGCCGGACCTATCGATTTGGATTTTAGCCAAAATTCCAAATTCTTGTATACGATCAATAATGGCGATGATTCGATTAGTATGTTCGCCGTCCATGTAGATGGTAGCTTGACCCATATTGGTGAAGTAACGGGATTACCGGCCACTTCGCTAGGTTTAGCTGCACAGTAG
- a CDS encoding CopD family protein: MNAILILKALHVIGFVSWFAGLFYLVRLFVYDVEANDKPEPEKSILKSAFNAMQWRVYKIICNPAMMITWTAGFAMIALNPDYMKLGWMHLKLGLLFLLLAYHIYSKVIIKKLEAGESVMSAFQLRLFNEVPSLFLAAIAFTAVLGKAGTLNYLYLGIGLALFAGLMYLGANAYRKKREKAGL; this comes from the coding sequence ATGAATGCCATTCTTATTCTAAAAGCCCTCCATGTCATTGGCTTCGTTAGCTGGTTTGCTGGTTTATTTTACCTGGTACGCCTCTTCGTCTATGATGTAGAAGCCAACGACAAACCCGAACCCGAAAAAAGCATCCTGAAAAGTGCCTTCAATGCCATGCAATGGCGCGTTTACAAAATCATCTGCAATCCCGCCATGATGATTACCTGGACTGCGGGTTTTGCGATGATAGCCCTCAACCCCGATTATATGAAGTTGGGCTGGATGCACCTCAAACTTGGCTTACTCTTCCTTTTGTTAGCTTATCATATCTACAGCAAAGTCATCATTAAAAAACTGGAAGCCGGTGAGTCGGTGATGTCTGCTTTCCAACTGCGTTTATTCAATGAGGTCCCTTCCCTATTCCTGGCAGCGATTGCCTTTACGGCGGTGCTGGGCAAGGCCGGTACGCTCAATTACCTCTACCTCGGCATCGGCTTGGCCCTCTTTGCGGGCCTAATGTACCTGGGGGCGAATGCTTATCGGAAAAAACGAGAAAAAGCAGGGTTGTAG
- a CDS encoding site-specific integrase, giving the protein MTNFSKIRYSLVFNRKDQLTTFGKALIQIKAYQDKKSRYFTTDIYIEPKYWDSRNKKIRHSHPNQFIYNQRIIQQMQEMESFEILMINRYGGFPLDRIHEYDNSVNQASNPTSFTQFFEEELAAHSMKPSSRKMYNLTLNKLIDYKGKVFFEELNYQFILGFDRFLRKQNLDINSINKHHSRLKTFIKQAISKDLIKLDADPYKKFKPSSKEPERVFISLEELNRIEALSFSKEEEHLQQIKDIFLLATYTGLRFSDVSTLKLGDIARSPKGLTLAIRAKKTEKTLILPLYTLFKQAEGLPSKPEIIFNCYLEKFEPFLKSMGSEELPFFRITNQYFNRSLKLIAERTEIKKRLTSHVARRTFATIMATKVKAPILQRLLQHSRPDMTNIYIQLSNHLVEEELDKIIWI; this is encoded by the coding sequence ATGACCAATTTCAGCAAAATTCGTTATTCCTTGGTCTTCAACCGTAAAGATCAGCTCACAACCTTCGGTAAAGCCTTGATCCAAATAAAAGCTTATCAGGATAAAAAATCAAGGTACTTCACTACTGATATCTACATCGAGCCCAAATACTGGGACTCGCGCAATAAAAAAATCAGACATTCTCATCCCAATCAGTTCATTTACAACCAGCGAATCATTCAGCAAATGCAGGAAATGGAATCATTTGAAATCCTGATGATTAATCGCTATGGAGGTTTTCCGCTTGATCGTATCCATGAATACGATAATTCAGTCAACCAAGCGTCTAATCCCACCTCCTTTACCCAATTTTTCGAAGAAGAATTGGCTGCTCATTCCATGAAACCGAGCTCTCGAAAGATGTATAACCTTACTCTAAACAAGCTAATTGATTATAAAGGAAAGGTATTTTTTGAGGAATTGAATTATCAATTTATATTGGGGTTTGATCGCTTTCTTAGAAAGCAAAACCTTGATATTAATTCTATCAACAAACACCACAGTAGGCTTAAAACTTTTATTAAGCAGGCGATTAGCAAAGATTTGATAAAACTGGATGCTGATCCTTACAAAAAATTCAAGCCTTCGTCTAAGGAACCAGAAAGGGTTTTTATTTCGTTGGAAGAATTAAATAGAATCGAAGCCTTATCTTTTTCGAAGGAAGAGGAGCATTTGCAGCAAATAAAGGATATATTTCTACTGGCAACTTATACGGGACTCCGGTTTAGCGATGTTTCGACCTTAAAGCTTGGAGATATTGCAAGAAGCCCCAAAGGGTTGACGCTGGCCATTCGGGCCAAAAAAACAGAGAAAACCCTTATTTTACCGCTTTACACCTTGTTTAAACAGGCAGAAGGGCTCCCAAGTAAGCCAGAAATTATTTTTAATTGCTACCTGGAGAAGTTTGAACCTTTTCTAAAATCCATGGGGTCAGAAGAATTGCCGTTCTTTAGGATCACCAATCAATACTTCAATCGATCATTGAAGTTGATCGCGGAAAGGACTGAAATAAAGAAACGTTTAACTTCTCACGTAGCCAGGCGTACTTTTGCAACCATTATGGCCACAAAAGTAAAAGCGCCTATTTTACAAAGATTATTACAACATTCTCGGCCGGATATGACAAATATTTACATTCAATTAAGTAATCATCTGGTGGAGGAGGAACTGGATAAAATAATATGGATTTAA
- a CDS encoding helix-turn-helix domain-containing protein has translation MTKKETAYFCKVSIATINRWMKTGRISYLKLGRKVLFNHDQVLQDLEKFIIIN, from the coding sequence ATGACGAAGAAAGAAACTGCATATTTCTGTAAAGTCAGCATTGCAACGATTAACCGGTGGATGAAAACAGGTAGAATTAGTTATCTAAAATTAGGAAGGAAAGTCCTTTTTAACCATGACCAAGTATTGCAGGATCTGGAAAAATTCATCATTATCAATTAA
- a CDS encoding VapE family protein has translation MDYKETIINTHAQANVKILPTTNRKDLPVSIFKGCRGHTKRIRQVSLREFLTTLTDSNNTDLVELSKQLKSLKESDSKAYAELKETESPAFIMGVFDFRNDKDCKTYSPLQCFDIDGLDNTLVSWILDECKKLDYVFAAFPSVSGAGLRIMIFAQSTPNTHKAIYQAIIDRLSKDLNVPTDKDLREQWKGEGLASKEINQRLKKTHHLDSGTNNISRIWFYAHVKKEDCFVNWNSSVFKVDKVSAAPKQKVVHRLEEGKDANHSTIDDAEKIRLCLHKVEHQNLAPGRNNFVFALACEFCRFGVLKDAALSHCTSYAEPNDTNDPFTKEQIVKTVDSAYKGKSREFSDAQIINYRAKLDQGAVRHHKEQEEEEQEDESPESPERAQDQIKLEKALEAYAQFRFNEILGMPEYQKNKAKEWALMDDYVLNSIVRDLKLKGIKGASKTRIAETIESGFAKRSNPIQEYFIEAGNNDDGNDYIAELCQTVAPLAGQNMFRKYFEKWLVGAVANTFIMDRCANHLCFILTGRQGTYKSTWIRMLCPTRLKKYYFEGNLDPENKDNLFVTTANFIYNMDDYFASITIKKINEFKGFLTKNTVKARKAYGHYPEELPKICSFIASSNEDQFLYDTTGNRRFLPFEVSDIDIEAMERINIDKVYGQAYRLYKSGFQYWLSPEDQKELQTYNEQFEVQSLEYELVTTYFEVPKENNPDTRFLINAQILQELRKNTSERISTRKLGEALKKAGFERKQMRMNGKRVWGYHLIIRNEEEIREDKLKTTTYSPPLTT, from the coding sequence ATGGATTATAAAGAAACTATAATCAACACGCATGCGCAGGCTAACGTAAAAATTCTACCTACAACTAATAGAAAAGATTTGCCTGTGTCTATTTTTAAAGGTTGTCGTGGCCACACGAAAAGGATTAGGCAAGTTAGTTTGAGGGAGTTTCTTACAACGCTTACAGATAGCAACAATACTGACTTGGTAGAATTATCCAAGCAATTAAAGAGCCTCAAAGAGAGTGATAGTAAAGCGTATGCCGAACTAAAAGAAACGGAATCTCCTGCCTTCATAATGGGTGTATTTGATTTTAGAAACGACAAGGACTGCAAAACCTACTCTCCCTTACAATGCTTCGATATAGATGGCTTAGATAACACCTTGGTAAGTTGGATATTGGATGAATGCAAAAAGCTGGATTATGTCTTTGCTGCCTTTCCGAGTGTAAGCGGCGCAGGACTAAGAATAATGATTTTTGCTCAAAGTACACCCAATACCCACAAAGCCATTTATCAGGCCATCATAGATCGTTTGAGTAAGGATCTAAACGTTCCTACAGACAAGGATTTAAGGGAGCAATGGAAAGGCGAAGGACTTGCAAGCAAAGAGATCAACCAGCGGTTAAAGAAAACGCACCACCTGGATTCAGGAACCAATAATATTAGCCGTATTTGGTTCTATGCCCATGTAAAAAAGGAGGATTGCTTTGTGAACTGGAACAGTTCCGTTTTTAAGGTAGATAAGGTAAGTGCAGCTCCCAAGCAAAAGGTAGTACATAGGCTCGAAGAGGGGAAAGATGCTAATCATTCTACTATTGATGATGCCGAAAAGATAAGGCTTTGCCTACATAAAGTTGAGCATCAAAATCTGGCACCAGGAAGGAATAATTTCGTTTTTGCTTTAGCTTGTGAATTTTGCCGTTTTGGTGTATTAAAAGATGCGGCTTTAAGCCATTGTACCAGTTATGCAGAGCCGAACGATACCAATGATCCCTTCACTAAAGAACAGATCGTAAAAACCGTTGATAGCGCTTACAAAGGGAAAAGTCGGGAATTTAGTGATGCTCAAATAATCAATTACCGGGCTAAACTTGACCAAGGAGCAGTTAGGCACCACAAAGAACAGGAAGAGGAAGAACAGGAAGACGAATCGCCAGAAAGCCCTGAAAGAGCTCAGGATCAAATAAAACTGGAAAAAGCCTTAGAAGCCTACGCCCAATTTAGATTTAATGAAATTTTGGGAATGCCAGAATACCAAAAAAATAAGGCAAAAGAATGGGCGCTGATGGATGATTATGTTTTAAATTCCATTGTACGGGACTTAAAACTTAAGGGCATTAAGGGCGCTTCCAAAACTAGAATTGCGGAGACTATAGAATCTGGCTTTGCAAAGCGGTCTAATCCCATCCAGGAATATTTTATTGAGGCAGGAAACAACGATGATGGAAACGACTATATAGCTGAGTTATGCCAGACCGTAGCTCCCCTTGCGGGGCAAAACATGTTTAGAAAGTATTTTGAGAAATGGTTGGTGGGAGCTGTGGCTAATACTTTTATAATGGATCGCTGTGCCAATCATTTATGTTTTATTCTAACTGGCCGACAAGGAACTTATAAATCAACCTGGATAAGAATGCTTTGCCCTACTAGGCTAAAGAAATATTATTTCGAAGGAAACTTAGACCCTGAAAACAAGGACAATCTTTTTGTAACTACCGCCAATTTTATCTACAATATGGATGATTATTTTGCCTCCATTACCATCAAGAAAATCAATGAGTTTAAGGGGTTTCTAACCAAGAATACAGTTAAGGCCCGAAAAGCCTATGGACATTATCCAGAGGAGCTCCCTAAGATTTGCTCTTTCATTGCCTCCAGCAATGAGGATCAATTTTTATATGATACTACCGGCAATCGGCGGTTTTTGCCCTTTGAAGTTTCTGATATAGATATCGAGGCCATGGAGCGAATCAATATAGATAAAGTTTATGGCCAGGCTTATCGTCTTTACAAATCAGGTTTTCAATATTGGCTTTCTCCGGAGGATCAAAAAGAGCTACAGACTTACAACGAACAATTTGAAGTGCAAAGCCTGGAGTACGAATTGGTTACTACTTACTTTGAGGTTCCGAAAGAAAATAATCCAGATACACGCTTTCTTATTAATGCACAGATACTACAAGAATTAAGGAAAAATACCAGCGAAAGAATCTCCACCCGAAAATTAGGGGAAGCACTTAAGAAGGCCGGATTTGAGCGAAAACAAATGCGAATGAATGGCAAAAGAGTTTGGGGATATCATCTTATCATTAGGAATGAGGAGGAGATAAGAGAAGATAAATTGAAGACCACCACATACAGCCCCCCCCTAACTACATAA
- a CDS encoding transposase, giving the protein MRKSHAQLRSELNYDVLVKELRSDFKEIPDHRAPNVVHKLSDILMSAYAIFNLKYPSLLCFEQQSEIERSNLKELFGIDKICSDAQMRRVLDEVSPTALQSLFPKRFELLNRSGISSDYRFLKKYLLFSVDGVHYFESSKIKCKRCLERKHHKGDSSFHHSMLAAVLVHPDRREVFPLGCEAIEKQDGVSKNDCELNASKRLQDTLLEAYGEQSAVIVEDALYANEPHIEQILNNGWDFIINVKPTSHEILFKHFEARKARGQVNTLVLKEAKIEHHFYWINNVALNGQGNIRVNFLYYEEHANGKKKCFSWVTSLKLRKSNVYDIMRGGRARWKIENEGFNTLKNQGYHFEHNYGHGYNHLCNVMASIMLLAFAVDQIVQATNRLFNDIWSAAKAKNRVWERIRAIFIIRPLKSFNELFQILAQIYAVQLE; this is encoded by the coding sequence ATGCGAAAAAGCCATGCTCAACTGCGATCGGAATTGAATTATGATGTTCTGGTAAAAGAACTACGCAGTGATTTTAAAGAAATACCAGATCATCGAGCTCCCAATGTGGTTCATAAGCTATCGGATATCTTGATGAGCGCTTATGCTATCTTTAATTTAAAGTATCCTTCTTTGCTTTGTTTTGAGCAACAATCGGAGATAGAGCGTTCTAATCTTAAAGAGCTATTTGGCATCGATAAGATTTGTTCGGATGCTCAAATGCGTAGAGTCTTGGATGAGGTTTCACCAACAGCTTTACAAAGCCTATTTCCCAAACGTTTCGAGCTTTTGAACAGAAGCGGGATAAGTTCAGATTACCGGTTTTTGAAAAAATACTTACTCTTTAGTGTTGATGGGGTTCATTATTTTGAGTCCAGCAAAATCAAATGTAAGCGTTGTCTGGAAAGAAAGCATCATAAAGGGGACTCCTCTTTTCATCATTCGATGTTGGCCGCCGTTTTAGTCCATCCAGACCGAAGAGAAGTTTTCCCGCTGGGCTGTGAAGCTATCGAAAAGCAGGATGGGGTTAGTAAAAATGACTGTGAGTTGAATGCCTCTAAGCGCTTACAAGATACTCTCTTAGAAGCCTATGGCGAACAATCTGCTGTTATTGTTGAGGACGCCTTGTATGCTAATGAACCCCATATTGAACAAATTTTGAATAACGGTTGGGACTTCATTATTAATGTCAAACCAACTAGCCATGAGATCTTATTCAAGCATTTTGAAGCGCGTAAAGCTCGTGGACAGGTAAATACTTTAGTCCTTAAAGAAGCTAAAATAGAGCATCATTTTTACTGGATCAATAATGTGGCGCTTAATGGTCAGGGCAACATCCGAGTAAACTTTTTGTACTATGAAGAACACGCCAACGGGAAAAAGAAATGTTTTTCCTGGGTAACTTCTTTAAAGCTTCGTAAAAGTAATGTCTATGATATTATGCGCGGCGGTAGAGCCCGTTGGAAAATTGAAAACGAAGGATTCAATACGCTCAAAAATCAAGGATATCATTTTGAGCACAATTATGGACACGGGTACAATCATTTGTGTAATGTCATGGCATCTATTATGCTTTTAGCCTTTGCTGTAGATCAAATTGTCCAGGCTACTAATAGACTCTTTAATGACATTTGGAGTGCGGCTAAAGCTAAAAATAGAGTATGGGAGCGTATCCGCGCTATTTTTATTATTCGACCGCTTAAATCTTTCAATGAACTTTTTCAAATCCTGGCTCAAATCTATGCTGTTCAGCTTGAATGA
- a CDS encoding GIY-YIG nuclease family protein, which produces MAEKRNFDHKDFLEFQFEEEFPNSLNGQGIYAIKNTLNGRMYIGSSKNIRSRIFQHLNSLEHKQNNHHSSFLQFAWNKYGKSNFSIIILEVLDKEKELIFREQYWIDYFNSYDEGYNARPRAEANYGIKWSIKQNEARRKSNIKTWSNPVLRNKLSKRFKGWRPGKWTKSSHKKASESMRAKHKENPEWREKIKQILLSPEIQQRR; this is translated from the coding sequence ATGGCTGAAAAGCGAAATTTTGATCATAAAGACTTTTTAGAGTTTCAATTTGAAGAAGAATTTCCAAACTCCTTAAATGGTCAGGGGATCTACGCAATAAAAAATACATTAAATGGCCGTATGTACATTGGAAGTTCAAAAAATATCAGATCAAGAATCTTTCAACATTTAAATAGCTTGGAACACAAGCAAAACAATCACCACTCCTCTTTCCTTCAATTTGCCTGGAATAAATATGGAAAATCAAATTTCTCTATCATCATACTTGAAGTTTTGGATAAAGAAAAGGAGCTTATTTTCAGGGAGCAATATTGGATTGATTATTTTAATTCTTACGATGAGGGATATAATGCCCGACCAAGAGCAGAGGCTAACTACGGGATTAAATGGTCGATAAAGCAAAATGAAGCTAGAAGAAAGTCAAATATAAAAACCTGGTCAAACCCAGTTCTTAGGAATAAATTGAGCAAAAGATTCAAAGGGTGGAGACCTGGTAAATGGACAAAAAGTTCTCATAAAAAAGCCTCTGAATCAATGAGAGCTAAACACAAAGAAAATCCCGAATGGCGAGAAAAGATTAAGCAGATTCTATTATCGCCAGAAATTCAACAAAGGAGATGA